One Caloenas nicobarica isolate bCalNic1 chromosome 31, bCalNic1.hap1, whole genome shotgun sequence genomic region harbors:
- the CIART gene encoding circadian-associated transcriptional repressor, with product MGGGGAGPGGRHVRPHTCPRGAAAAGAEPGPESGAGTGTGTAAPGQPHRDSRAEIPAPGHWDGDAGSAAAGSRPGGTAGAEPAMESPPRACSCGSPSPPSPPRPGGPSRSPPRAPRTRKRPGGPDRAPPGSPPSPRAGKRPRKGDGRDAPPSDADRLFAQKCRELRGFIRPLAGLLEGLKRGRYDRGLSSFQQSVAMDRLQRIIGVLQNPGMGARYLGTLLQVEPMLRGWFPHVTPRKAPQEPPPPPAAPPLPARRRPPAGPPGAPRCRHPPGDTAAPAGGRPGCHRPGTPAAPPAPDA from the exons atggggggcggcggggcggggcccggcgggagGCACGTGCGGCCGCACACGTGTCCGCGTGGGGCAGCGGCAGCCGGGGCGGAACCGGGACCGGAGAGCGGGGCGGGAACGGGAACGGGGACAGCGGCACCGGGACAGCCGCACCGGGACAGCCGCGCAGAGATACCGGCACCGGGACACTGGGACGGGGAcgccggcagcgccgccgccgggaGCAG GCCGGGTGGCACCGCAGGAGCTGAACCCGCCATGGAGTCCCCCCCCCGCGCCTGCTCCTgcggctcccccagcccccccagcccccccaggccGGGGGgtccctcccgcagcccccccagagccccgcgGACCCGCAagcggccgggggggccggaCCGAGCGCCCCCCGGTTCACCCCCATCGCCCCGGGCGGGGAAGCGGCCCCGGAAGGGGGACGGACGAGACGCCCCCCCCAGCGACGCCGATCGCCTGTTTGCCCAAAAA tGCCGGGAGCTCCGCGGGTTCATCCGCCCCCTggcggggctgctggaggggctgAAACGGGGGCGATACGACAGAG GGCTCAGCAGCTTCCAGCAGAGCGTGGCCATGGACCGGCTGCAGCGCATCATCGGCGTCCTGCAGAACCCCGGGATGGG TGCCCGGTACCTGGGGACGCTGCTGCAGGTGGAGCCGATGCTGCGCGGCTGGTTCCCCCACGTCACCCCCCGCAAAGCCCCCCAGgagccgccgcccccccccgccgcccccccgctccccgcgcgccgccgcccccccgccggcccccccggggctcCGCGCTGCCGACACCCCCCCGGGGACACGGCGGCGCCGGCGGGGGGACGCCCCGGCTGCCACCGACCCGGGAcccccgcggcccccccggcgcCGGATGCCTGA
- the MRPS21 gene encoding small ribosomal subunit protein bS21m, producing the protein MANHLRFVGRTVMVQNGDVEAAYSVLNRILTQDGLVDAVRRRRFYEKPCRRRQREAYEACRRVYSAEMSRKISFLARGIRQDPWLGC; encoded by the exons ATGGCGAACCACCTGCGCTTCGTGGGCCGCACCGTCATGGTGCAGAACGGCGACGTGGAGGCGGCTTACAGCGTCCTGAACCG GATCCTGACGCAGGACGGTTTGGTGGACGCGGTTCGGCGGCGCCGGTTCTACGAGAAGCCGTGTCGGCGGCGGCAGCGCGAGGCGTACGAGGCGTGCCGGCGCGTCTACAGCGCCGAGATGAGCCGCAAGATCAGCTTCCTGGCGCGGGGCATCCGGCAGGACCCCTGGCTGGGCTGCTAG